A region from the uncultured Macellibacteroides sp. genome encodes:
- a CDS encoding NAD-binding protein, protein MKYIVVGLGSLGREIAKNQTKIGNEVIGVDINMHRVENIKNNIAGAICMDSTDEDGLKLLPIKEVDAIFVTYGKNFGISVQTVALLKSYGASRLIVRSISPIHETVIRSIGVAEIMTPEKDFSAMYVAQTILGDRCLQWDRITDTHHLFKIKAPGVLVSQSIETIEMEENFDVRLVAIERLTEVKNILGMVQKQYMVIQRLTNDLVIEQEDILVIFGKIEGLKKLASL, encoded by the coding sequence ATGAAATACATAGTCGTTGGATTAGGCAGCCTTGGGCGCGAAATAGCTAAGAACCAAACAAAGATTGGAAACGAGGTTATTGGGGTAGACATTAACATGCATAGGGTAGAGAATATTAAAAACAATATAGCCGGAGCCATTTGTATGGATTCGACGGACGAAGACGGTTTAAAATTGCTTCCTATCAAAGAAGTGGATGCCATTTTTGTTACCTACGGTAAGAATTTCGGGATATCGGTTCAGACGGTTGCTCTCCTAAAAAGCTATGGAGCAAGCAGACTGATTGTCCGTTCTATATCCCCTATTCATGAAACAGTGATCCGGTCGATCGGCGTTGCAGAAATCATGACTCCCGAAAAAGACTTTTCCGCCATGTACGTAGCACAAACCATACTTGGCGACCGCTGTCTGCAGTGGGACAGAATAACAGACACCCACCATCTTTTTAAAATTAAAGCGCCGGGGGTGTTAGTTAGTCAATCTATCGAAACCATCGAAATGGAAGAAAACTTTGATGTACGGCTTGTAGCCATAGAGCGGCTAACAGAGGTAAAAAATATACTGGGAATGGTCCAAAAACAATACATGGTAATTCAACGTCTTACAAACGATCTTGTAATCGAACAGGAAGATATTCTTGTAATCTTTGGGAAAATTGAAGGACTTAAGAAACTGGCATCACTGTAG
- a CDS encoding hemolysin family protein gives MEVFIILGLIVLNGLLSMAEIALVSVRKSRLETSAKKGNKLAKAALELANQPDKFLSTVQIGITLIGILTGLYSGEAFAHEFAWLIDGIEPLKPYSLIISKTAIVIIVTYLTLVIGELVPKRIGMGSAEKVSMFVAKPMAVLSFIASPFVWLLSRSTRLVVYLAGIEKSADNKVTEEEIKAIIKEGFDVGEVQEVEQDIVERVFSLGDRNVGSIMTHRSELVWLDIADSNQSINDKVKENLFNVYPVASEKFDNILGIVYLKDLFGKLDFDDFSLKQVIRPALFVPENQSVYNALEQFKKAMVKSAMVTDEFGGIQGIVTLKDIMEGLIGQVPEVGEEQEVVQREDGTWLVDGQYSFYEFLEYFDMEELYAEHDYNTLSGLILEILERVPRTGEKLRWLTFSFEIVDMDGARIDKVLVKKEG, from the coding sequence ATGGAAGTTTTTATTATTCTTGGTCTTATTGTTTTGAATGGTTTACTCTCGATGGCCGAAATTGCTTTGGTGTCGGTACGTAAATCAAGACTGGAGACTTCTGCGAAAAAAGGTAATAAATTAGCTAAAGCGGCTTTGGAGTTGGCTAATCAGCCAGATAAGTTTTTGTCTACCGTGCAGATCGGAATAACCTTGATTGGTATATTAACCGGTTTGTATTCCGGCGAAGCCTTTGCACATGAGTTCGCCTGGCTGATTGATGGCATTGAGCCTCTTAAGCCGTATTCATTGATTATATCGAAAACTGCCATAGTTATTATTGTTACCTATCTTACGCTGGTAATAGGGGAGTTGGTTCCCAAGCGCATCGGCATGGGGTCGGCCGAAAAGGTTTCGATGTTTGTTGCAAAGCCCATGGCGGTTTTATCTTTTATTGCTTCTCCTTTTGTGTGGCTTTTATCCAGAAGCACCCGTTTGGTTGTATATCTGGCAGGCATAGAGAAGTCGGCGGACAATAAAGTAACGGAAGAAGAGATAAAGGCTATTATTAAAGAGGGGTTTGATGTAGGCGAAGTGCAGGAAGTTGAACAAGATATTGTTGAGCGGGTATTTAGTCTCGGAGACAGAAACGTGGGTTCCATAATGACGCACCGCAGCGAACTTGTGTGGCTGGATATAGCCGATTCCAACCAATCGATCAACGATAAGGTGAAAGAGAACCTGTTTAACGTATACCCGGTTGCTTCCGAAAAATTTGATAATATTCTTGGTATTGTTTATTTGAAAGATCTGTTCGGAAAGCTTGATTTTGATGATTTTAGCTTAAAACAGGTGATTCGACCGGCTCTCTTTGTTCCCGAAAATCAAAGCGTTTATAATGCCCTCGAACAGTTCAAGAAGGCTATGGTTAAATCGGCCATGGTTACCGACGAATTTGGTGGTATACAGGGAATTGTTACGCTGAAAGATATCATGGAGGGGCTGATTGGTCAGGTGCCGGAAGTGGGCGAGGAGCAGGAGGTTGTTCAGCGTGAAGATGGAACCTGGCTTGTGGACGGGCAGTATTCTTTTTATGAGTTTCTGGAGTATTTTGACATGGAAGAACTCTATGCCGAGCACGATTATAATACCCTGAGCGGACTGATTCTGGAGATACTTGAAAGGGTTCCCCGTACAGGCGAAAAGCTCCGTTGGTTAACATTCAGCTTCGAAATAGTTGATATGGATGGAGCCCGTATAGATAAGGTGTTGGTAAAGAAGGAGGGATAA
- a CDS encoding DUF3828 domain-containing protein has translation MKTIFILLIFSLSFYVCNGQPTGRAMTSQGRQTEIPTIIKTLKSFYVSYSTNYLKEQDNNSLMRAHLTDGLIAKIERMKLAIQADPIIRAQDFSEEAIKTLQVKHLDKNWYMVSYSWTTNKDEWTNIPVRVNKINGHYMIDYITPEWNGSMYGDSLLCEYPKHQSVDASSPMSLLKTFYAAYTMKYCNMPAGLTQQLDALRTKYCTKKALAQFNAAIDSDDMDYAPGYDLVIDYFDFDPLWVHSIAYTQLNKDTYQMHYTKWQNAVTTITLKIIKQGQEYKIDEIQIKE, from the coding sequence ATGAAAACGATATTCATACTACTTATATTCAGCCTGTCATTTTATGTTTGTAACGGTCAGCCTACAGGCAGAGCAATGACATCGCAAGGCAGACAGACAGAAATACCCACAATTATAAAAACGCTAAAGAGTTTTTATGTATCTTATTCTACGAACTATTTAAAAGAACAGGATAATAATTCTCTCATGCGTGCACATCTTACTGATGGGCTAATAGCTAAAATAGAAAGAATGAAATTAGCTATACAAGCAGACCCCATCATTCGTGCACAAGATTTTAGTGAGGAAGCTATTAAAACGTTGCAGGTAAAACATTTGGATAAAAACTGGTATATGGTTAGCTACTCATGGACCACCAATAAGGATGAATGGACTAATATCCCTGTACGGGTAAACAAAATAAACGGACACTACATGATCGATTATATCACCCCTGAATGGAATGGTTCTATGTATGGTGATAGCCTATTGTGCGAATATCCAAAACATCAATCTGTGGATGCTTCCTCTCCTATGTCATTGCTGAAGACTTTTTATGCTGCATACACGATGAAATATTGCAACATGCCTGCAGGCCTGACGCAACAATTGGATGCGTTGCGAACAAAATACTGTACAAAAAAAGCCCTGGCACAATTCAATGCCGCTATAGATAGCGACGACATGGATTATGCACCCGGCTATGATTTGGTGATAGATTATTTTGATTTCGACCCCCTATGGGTTCATTCAATTGCTTATACTCAATTAAACAAAGACACCTACCAAATGCACTACACAAAATGGCAAAACGCTGTAACCACCATTACACTCAAAATAATAAAACAAGGCCAAGAGTATAAAATCGATGAAATTCAAATAAAAGAATGA
- the thiC gene encoding phosphomethylpyrimidine synthase ThiC encodes MIPTRNLRITYPSSEKIYIPGEINKIKVGMRVITLTDSISLDENGKKNVRKNNPVIVYDTSGPFSDPDLPLCITDGIPRIREDWYTRRKDLVRLNQFTVATRLNDPESDKMSYPKQNLPYQAKEGKKITQMYYAKRRIVTPEMEYVAIRENQQIEGLGLKSFITPEFVRKEIAAGRAVIPANINHPEAEPMIIGKRFLVKTNTNIGNSTLSSNIEEEIEKMVWSCKWGGDTLMDLSTGKYIHETREWIIRNCPVPLGTVPVYEALEKVNGRIEDLTWEIFRDTLIHQAEQGVDYFTIHAALLSKHIDLAMNRLTGIVSRGGAIMSTWMRIHKKENFLYTHFNEICDILSKYDAVISIGSGLRPGSIYDANDMAQFAELKTMSSLTQIAWDNLVQVIIEGPGHIPLNKIKENITEQHYACQGAPFYSLGPLTTDIAPGYEHISAAIGSAQIAWYGVSMICSVSPKEHLNDPNKEDVRYGVIASKIAAHAADLAKGHPGAQVRDNALSKARFDFRWKDQFNLAIDPEKAKQYYKGNATRNPENSTMNDTNFFAMKLSSDIKNGE; translated from the coding sequence ATGATTCCAACCAGAAATTTACGCATCACCTATCCATCTTCCGAGAAAATTTATATCCCGGGAGAAATCAATAAAATTAAGGTTGGAATGCGTGTAATAACACTTACAGATTCCATTAGTCTGGACGAAAACGGCAAGAAAAATGTAAGAAAGAATAATCCGGTTATAGTTTACGATACAAGCGGACCTTTTTCCGATCCCGATTTACCTCTATGTATAACAGATGGAATCCCCAGAATTCGCGAAGATTGGTACACCCGCCGGAAAGATCTTGTAAGGTTAAACCAGTTTACTGTGGCAACCAGACTGAACGATCCTGAGTCGGATAAAATGAGCTATCCAAAGCAAAATCTCCCTTACCAGGCAAAGGAGGGTAAAAAGATTACCCAGATGTATTATGCCAAACGCAGGATTGTTACTCCGGAAATGGAATACGTGGCCATTCGCGAAAATCAGCAAATCGAAGGACTAGGTCTTAAGTCATTTATCACCCCCGAATTTGTTCGTAAAGAAATTGCTGCCGGAAGAGCCGTTATACCGGCAAACATAAACCACCCGGAAGCAGAACCTATGATTATCGGAAAGAGATTTCTGGTAAAAACCAATACCAACATAGGCAACTCCACCCTCTCGTCCAACATAGAAGAGGAGATCGAGAAAATGGTTTGGAGCTGCAAATGGGGCGGCGATACGCTTATGGATTTATCTACAGGAAAATATATCCACGAAACACGCGAATGGATTATAAGAAATTGCCCCGTTCCCCTGGGCACTGTTCCTGTTTACGAAGCGCTGGAAAAAGTAAACGGCCGTATCGAAGATCTTACCTGGGAGATATTCCGTGATACATTGATTCATCAAGCCGAGCAAGGAGTCGATTATTTTACAATCCATGCGGCTCTTTTGAGCAAGCACATCGATTTGGCGATGAACAGACTAACCGGTATCGTTTCCAGAGGAGGAGCCATCATGAGTACCTGGATGAGAATTCATAAAAAAGAAAACTTTCTTTACACTCATTTTAATGAAATCTGCGACATACTTAGTAAATACGACGCTGTTATATCCATTGGAAGCGGACTTCGCCCCGGTTCCATCTACGATGCGAATGATATGGCCCAGTTTGCCGAACTAAAAACGATGAGTTCGCTCACCCAGATAGCCTGGGACAATTTAGTGCAGGTTATCATAGAAGGACCCGGACATATTCCCCTAAACAAGATCAAAGAAAATATAACCGAGCAGCATTATGCCTGTCAGGGCGCTCCTTTTTATTCGCTCGGACCGCTAACTACCGATATAGCACCGGGCTACGAACACATCAGCGCGGCCATAGGCTCTGCACAAATTGCCTGGTACGGAGTATCGATGATCTGTTCCGTTTCGCCCAAAGAACACCTCAATGATCCGAATAAAGAAGATGTTCGTTACGGCGTTATAGCTTCAAAAATAGCAGCTCATGCAGCCGATCTTGCCAAAGGACACCCCGGAGCACAGGTAAGGGACAATGCATTAAGTAAAGCACGCTTCGATTTCCGCTGGAAAGATCAGTTTAATCTTGCCATCGACCCCGAAAAAGCAAAACAATATTATAAAGGTAATGCAACAAGAAATCCGGAGAACAGCACAATGAACGACACCAATTTCTTTGCCATGAAACTAAGTTCGGATATCAAGAACGGAGAATAA
- a CDS encoding helicase-related protein translates to MFLTEDTANKLINLNPNPELDIIDPGVAERQFQVILKGFNFLMQPENKFLYIADEVGLGKTYIAIGIASLLRHFSVNPDHYTDVILVPKQNLQFKWLKEINIFIQKNYLLPDGIVKSVLNKPAAYLSRESIKHDLSDFDSSYPSYVLYRNSSFSLGSDSDLESNNWTDKLKEKLKLEQRSLFDKVCKKFRYKPIIIKHAYAYLLNQSLPEIDLLIVDEAHNYKHGIDGDISIRNQLVSRVFGACTNDVELFNEFPELKEFVKPKVKKLLFLSATPINTQLYEIKRQLDCFLVDHSFKNLGDEKQTESYINSKLNDFMIRGLMTIKVNNQSYSRNSYRHEHRYGNVVMEEKAAPQCIKDNKTALVLSLMQYKTIKELNQKNNNQFEMGMLAGFESFESNVSEYEEESLASRNDKEAKDEHVISGIVESYYKEFSCYPPHPKQDSLVEEVFNLMLKREKSLIFVRRIASVRELERKLLKKYSDHILDSVRKIRNYVKYPALKKLIEISELEKNRDDIDRITDLLTKRLAKELKQEFNSYFDEDLTPPQQIGNDLRDLFYSSVDNIEIERFQEEFKQHLHRNSFKSVFIELIKNLLLKKWRKELIINDEDDDEVEEDNEEETSVSKIEITEEKSHYFFQRFFYNEGKSFKKRMYRKNWFELNLILINERYNIFELDEQQLSSNSEFINEKNEFKKFDLMNNIIIKAIRSDNKNKTPIHEEFRTNTLLTNILLDLLEESFTKWIGTHRPPENAKSYSRFIDELNILNEILRSIFRQGSGLIPTFIAEALSKGNQASEGINSEMEKLLLGDFSFVLNEIDDVLNDYDKIKDKNFDDKNKIRYNLIQQLPVLGVSGQHKRDVRKTAIQFRMPGYPYVLIATDILKEGEDLHSYCKNIYHYGIAWNPSDMEQRTGRVDRIDSLAYRNIKQTENTKDSDLAFASKLQVFYPYLADTLEVNQMCRLFNGMNRFIDIFYNDLSIRIEKDSKAQVDELVENIIPQRTGLLKSKYDIRDFNFIPTKGYELKHNNYTIGQLAVLKDNIRHINDKLLQENYYIKPDLDIDLLKIVGVMNVRNNRQGPFEIYIDQKKQLNMFEYKMQSCLGRVNIFGSHANKQKLMEFINNIELEIIVVEKNSFIWLQLKMDIDEPIEDMYNDLIKLINFTDQIEESISKIDESFE, encoded by the coding sequence ATGTTTCTAACAGAAGATACAGCAAATAAATTAATCAATCTCAATCCTAATCCTGAGTTAGATATAATAGATCCTGGTGTTGCAGAACGCCAGTTTCAGGTAATATTGAAAGGATTTAATTTTTTAATGCAACCCGAAAATAAATTTTTATATATAGCTGATGAAGTTGGATTAGGTAAAACTTATATAGCTATCGGAATTGCTTCATTATTAAGACATTTTTCTGTAAATCCGGACCATTATACAGATGTAATTCTGGTACCTAAACAAAATTTGCAGTTCAAATGGCTAAAGGAAATAAATATTTTTATCCAGAAAAACTACTTGCTACCCGATGGTATTGTAAAATCAGTTCTGAACAAACCGGCTGCATATTTATCTCGCGAAAGTATAAAACATGATTTATCTGATTTTGACAGCAGTTACCCAAGTTATGTTCTTTATCGTAATTCGTCTTTCAGTCTTGGTTCTGATAGTGACTTGGAGAGTAACAATTGGACGGATAAACTTAAAGAAAAGTTAAAGCTTGAACAACGAAGTTTGTTTGATAAGGTTTGTAAAAAATTCAGGTACAAACCTATTATTATCAAACATGCATATGCTTATTTATTAAACCAATCGTTACCGGAAATAGATTTACTTATAGTGGATGAAGCTCATAACTATAAACATGGTATTGATGGTGATATTTCAATTCGAAATCAACTGGTGTCACGGGTATTCGGTGCCTGCACAAATGATGTGGAGCTTTTTAATGAGTTCCCTGAATTAAAGGAATTTGTCAAACCCAAAGTAAAGAAATTATTATTTTTATCGGCAACTCCGATTAATACACAATTATACGAAATCAAGCGTCAATTGGACTGTTTTCTTGTTGATCATTCATTTAAAAATCTTGGCGACGAAAAGCAAACAGAATCATACATTAACAGTAAATTGAATGATTTTATGATTCGAGGTTTGATGACAATTAAAGTCAATAATCAATCGTATAGTCGAAACAGTTATCGACATGAACACCGATATGGCAATGTTGTGATGGAAGAAAAAGCAGCTCCACAATGTATTAAAGATAATAAAACCGCTTTGGTATTGAGTTTAATGCAATATAAAACCATTAAAGAACTAAATCAGAAGAATAATAATCAGTTTGAAATGGGTATGTTGGCAGGTTTTGAAAGTTTTGAAAGTAATGTGAGTGAATATGAAGAAGAATCGCTTGCAAGCAGAAACGATAAAGAAGCCAAAGATGAACATGTTATAAGTGGAATCGTAGAATCGTATTATAAAGAATTTTCCTGCTATCCACCTCACCCAAAGCAAGACAGTTTGGTGGAAGAAGTTTTTAATTTGATGCTTAAACGGGAAAAATCATTGATATTTGTAAGAAGAATTGCATCGGTTAGAGAATTAGAACGAAAACTTTTAAAGAAATATAGTGATCACATCCTTGATTCTGTAAGAAAGATAAGGAACTATGTGAAATATCCGGCACTAAAAAAGTTGATTGAGATAAGTGAGCTTGAAAAAAACAGAGATGACATCGACAGAATCACTGATTTGTTGACAAAACGATTAGCAAAAGAATTAAAGCAGGAATTTAATAGTTACTTTGATGAGGATTTAACACCACCTCAACAAATTGGAAACGACTTAAGAGACCTTTTTTATTCAAGTGTAGATAATATTGAGATAGAGAGATTTCAAGAAGAGTTCAAGCAACATTTACATCGTAATTCATTTAAATCAGTTTTCATTGAGTTAATTAAAAATTTGCTTTTGAAAAAATGGAGAAAAGAGCTTATAATAAATGATGAAGATGATGATGAAGTCGAAGAAGACAATGAAGAAGAAACTTCGGTAAGTAAAATTGAAATTACTGAAGAGAAATCGCATTATTTTTTTCAACGTTTTTTCTATAACGAAGGGAAATCGTTTAAAAAAAGAATGTATAGAAAGAATTGGTTTGAATTAAATCTGATTTTAATTAATGAAAGATATAATATATTCGAACTTGATGAACAACAATTGTCAAGCAACTCTGAATTCATAAATGAAAAGAATGAATTTAAGAAATTTGATTTAATGAATAATATAATCATTAAAGCAATTCGAAGTGACAATAAGAACAAAACTCCAATACATGAAGAATTTAGAACCAATACATTACTAACCAATATATTATTGGATTTATTGGAAGAAAGTTTCACAAAATGGATTGGAACTCACAGACCACCTGAAAATGCAAAGAGTTATTCCCGATTTATAGATGAACTTAACATACTGAATGAAATTCTTCGAAGCATTTTCAGACAAGGAAGTGGCCTAATACCGACGTTTATAGCTGAAGCTCTGTCAAAAGGAAATCAAGCGAGTGAGGGCATCAATTCTGAAATGGAAAAACTCCTTTTAGGAGACTTTTCGTTTGTTTTAAATGAGATTGATGACGTCTTAAACGACTACGATAAGATTAAAGATAAGAACTTTGATGACAAGAATAAAATCAGGTATAATTTAATTCAACAATTGCCTGTTCTTGGTGTTAGTGGTCAACACAAGCGTGATGTTCGAAAAACAGCCATCCAATTCAGAATGCCTGGATATCCCTACGTTCTTATAGCCACAGATATTTTAAAAGAGGGTGAAGATTTACATTCCTATTGTAAAAATATATATCATTACGGAATTGCCTGGAACCCTTCTGATATGGAACAACGAACAGGACGTGTTGACCGGATTGATTCATTAGCTTACCGAAATATTAAACAAACGGAGAATACAAAAGATTCTGATTTGGCTTTTGCAAGTAAACTTCAGGTTTTTTATCCCTATCTCGCTGATACGCTTGAGGTTAATCAGATGTGTCGTCTTTTCAATGGAATGAATAGGTTTATTGATATCTTTTACAATGATTTATCAATTAGGATTGAAAAAGATTCTAAAGCTCAAGTAGATGAATTGGTTGAAAATATTATTCCCCAAAGAACAGGCTTACTTAAATCTAAATATGATATTCGTGATTTTAATTTTATACCAACTAAAGGCTACGAATTAAAACATAATAATTACACTATCGGCCAATTAGCTGTATTAAAAGATAATATCAGACATATTAACGACAAATTATTACAGGAGAACTATTATATAAAACCTGATTTAGATATAGATTTGTTGAAAATTGTTGGTGTAATGAACGTTAGAAATAACAGGCAGGGACCATTTGAAATTTACATTGATCAAAAGAAACAATTGAACATGTTTGAATATAAAATGCAATCGTGTCTTGGTCGCGTAAATATCTTTGGATCTCATGCTAATAAGCAAAAACTAATGGAATTCATTAACAACATTGAGTTGGAAATAATAGTAGTAGAAAAGAATTCATTTATTTGGTTACAATTAAAAATGGATATTGATGAACCTATTGAAGATATGTACAATGATCTAATAAAGTTAATAAATTTCACAGATCAAATAGAAGAAAGTATTTCAAAAATTGATGAAAGCTTTGAATAA
- a CDS encoding Fic family protein — MDYKPPYTITTKIVNLVAKITECAVRFSIQKEADLRLRKANRIQTIQGSLAIEGNTLSTEQVTAILDGKHIVAPIKEIQEVRNAIKAYDKFLNWNPFAVADLLDAHRTMTEGLIDQCGMFRTGGVGVVANTEVIHVAPPADRVPYLIKDLLAWLEQTDEHPLIASSVFHYEFEFIHPFADGNGRIGRLWQTLLLSRWNSQFAYLPVENMVYQKQFAYYDAINESSYRTDCSPFIEFMLEVIYQTVSAITPEDTPHVTPEVERLLRVLRYMPLGKQEILQALGLKDEKNLRELYIKPALQSGFVELTIPDKPKSPKQQYRLTEKGKLV; from the coding sequence ATGGACTATAAGCCACCCTATACCATCACAACGAAAATCGTTAATCTTGTTGCTAAGATTACGGAATGCGCGGTTCGTTTTTCTATTCAGAAAGAGGCCGACTTAAGGTTACGTAAAGCGAATCGCATTCAGACAATTCAGGGGTCTCTTGCCATAGAGGGTAATACGCTTTCTACCGAACAGGTTACGGCTATCCTCGATGGAAAGCATATTGTGGCTCCCATTAAAGAAATTCAGGAGGTGCGTAATGCCATAAAGGCGTACGATAAATTTCTGAATTGGAATCCGTTTGCTGTGGCCGATTTGCTTGATGCCCATCGAACAATGACGGAGGGATTGATCGATCAATGTGGAATGTTTCGAACTGGAGGTGTAGGGGTGGTGGCAAACACGGAGGTTATTCATGTGGCTCCACCGGCAGATAGGGTTCCTTATTTAATAAAGGATTTGCTTGCCTGGTTGGAGCAAACGGACGAACATCCGCTTATTGCAAGCAGTGTTTTCCATTACGAATTTGAATTTATTCATCCCTTTGCCGATGGTAACGGGCGTATCGGCAGACTGTGGCAAACGCTTTTACTGAGCCGTTGGAACAGTCAATTTGCGTACTTGCCTGTGGAGAATATGGTGTATCAAAAGCAGTTTGCCTACTATGATGCGATTAACGAAAGCTCGTACAGAACGGATTGTTCGCCCTTTATAGAGTTTATGCTTGAGGTTATATATCAGACGGTTAGTGCAATCACCCCCGAAGATACCCCCCATGTTACCCCCGAAGTCGAACGTCTCCTCAGGGTGCTTCGGTATATGCCTTTGGGTAAACAAGAAATATTACAGGCTTTGGGCCTGAAAGACGAAAAGAATTTGCGTGAATTATATATAAAACCTGCTTTGCAAAGTGGGTTTGTCGAATTGACTATTCCAGACAAACCAAAGAGTCCGAAACAGCAATATCGACTTACGGAAAAAGGGAAACTGGTATAA
- a CDS encoding TraB/GumN family protein: MKLRYSLILLFVITLSSFANEPKEGLLWRISGNGLAQPSYLFGTWHGDTELRNHSFLDSVPGFHKAFNSTHQYMGEINLLAKQPKIQNISEKIFLPKDTLYSDLLDQKDLNKLDTFLTKKLRTNSSKVNLRPGMLQYMLAELIMEDTVRSRIRQKVIMLESATNIPDSVVIARREQLYTEQDKMDVYLLKKANERKEELFGLDELIEFQALDIFTNDTPLKEEADSLISCITNMETHSFVDSLNNLTLPMRNAYREQDINKVKDEKQKQLDQLIASSKNMKNKAPDLMQSISVDRNKKWMNHIPTYIANKSTFIAVGALHLPGKDGLVNLLREAGYTVEQVE; the protein is encoded by the coding sequence ATGAAATTACGCTATTCCTTGATTTTGTTATTTGTAATTACCCTAAGCTCCTTCGCCAACGAACCCAAAGAAGGACTTTTATGGAGAATCTCCGGAAACGGATTAGCTCAGCCTTCTTATTTGTTTGGAACATGGCATGGAGATACCGAACTGCGAAACCATTCGTTCCTCGACAGTGTTCCCGGATTTCACAAAGCATTCAACTCCACCCATCAATATATGGGAGAAATAAACCTGTTAGCAAAACAACCCAAAATTCAGAATATATCAGAAAAGATATTTCTTCCCAAAGATACCCTCTACAGCGATCTGCTGGATCAAAAGGACTTGAATAAGCTGGATACGTTCTTGACCAAGAAATTACGTACCAATTCATCGAAAGTAAACCTCCGACCAGGCATGCTGCAATATATGCTGGCAGAATTGATTATGGAAGATACCGTAAGAAGCAGAATAAGACAAAAAGTAATAATGCTCGAAAGCGCTACGAATATACCCGACTCGGTGGTAATAGCCAGACGAGAACAGCTCTACACAGAGCAGGATAAAATGGATGTTTACCTGCTTAAAAAAGCAAACGAGCGGAAAGAAGAATTGTTCGGACTCGACGAACTTATTGAATTCCAGGCGTTAGATATTTTTACCAATGATACTCCTCTAAAAGAAGAAGCCGATTCGCTGATTTCATGCATAACTAACATGGAAACACATTCTTTTGTCGATTCGCTTAATAATTTGACTCTCCCCATGCGAAATGCCTACCGCGAACAAGATATCAATAAAGTAAAGGACGAAAAACAAAAGCAATTGGATCAGCTAATCGCTTCATCCAAAAATATGAAAAATAAGGCGCCGGACCTTATGCAGTCCATTTCGGTTGATAGAAATAAAAAGTGGATGAATCATATTCCAACCTATATAGCAAACAAATCTACATTCATAGCCGTAGGAGCCTTGCATCTACCAGGTAAAGACGGCCTTGTCAACCTACTCCGTGAAGCCGGTTATACTGTAGAGCAAGTGGAGTGA